A region of Micropterus dolomieu isolate WLL.071019.BEF.003 ecotype Adirondacks linkage group LG01, ASM2129224v1, whole genome shotgun sequence DNA encodes the following proteins:
- the zbtb14 gene encoding zinc finger and BTB domain-containing protein 14 isoform X1, whose translation MGLMMAETVKYVDDEHKSIFLKLLNEQRLEGEHCDIAVVVEDVKFRAHRCVLAACSNYFKKLFKKHEVDNSSVIEIDFIRSDIFEEVLNYMYTAKISVKKRDVNLMMSSGQILGIRFLDKLCSQKRDVSSEDKEKFPYDIVKMALPPEAQLAADAEVLGEHDDTHTTDDLVEASANQELDKSPSAALRVQEAILKELTNEDVHKVTCYDQDVVTDMEAEPKELGAEHHATQTLTFADSMGEVKDEQPPGWSTATTDMKFEYLLYGHREQLACQVCGKTFLDESRLRKHEKLHSAERPFACEICTKAFTTHAHLKEHLKIHTGFKPYRCEVCGKSFIRAPDLKKHERVHSNERPFSCQMCEKAFKHKSHLKDHERRHRGEKPFVCPSCTKAFAKASDLKRHENNMHSERKQLNPLQSDTETLQAAAMAAEEQHLDSISCS comes from the exons ATGGGTTTAATG ATGGCGGAGACGGTAAAGTACGTGGACGATGAACACAAGAGCATCTTCCTGAAGCTGCTGAACGAGCAGCGGCTGGAGGGCGAGCACTGCGACATCGCCGTCGTGGTCGAGGACGTCAAGTTCCGAGCTCACCGCTGCGTGCTCGCCGCCTGCTCCAACTACTTCAAGAAACTCTTCAAAAAACACGAG GTCGACAACTCCTCTGTGATTGAGATCGACTTCATCCGTTCTGATATCTTCGAGGAGGTGTTGAACTACATGTACACTGCAAAGATCTCTGTCAAGAAGAGGGACGTCaacctgatgatgtcatcaggacAGATCCTCGGCATCCGCTTCCTCGACAAACTCTGCTCTCAG AAACGAGACGTGTCTTCAGAGGACAAAGAGAAGTTTCCCTATGACATCGTGAAGATGGCCCTGCCTCCAGAGGCTCAGCTGGCTGCGGACGCCGAG GTCCTCGGGGAGCACGACGACACGCACACCACTGACGACCTTGTCGAGGCGTCGGCCAATCAGGAGCTAGATAAGTCTCCCAGTGCGGCGCTGCGTGTCCAGGAAGCCATCCTGAAAGAACTGACCAATGAGGATGTTCataag GTGACCTGCTACGACCAGGACGTGGTAACAGATATGGAGGCGGAGCCTAAAGAGCTGGGGGCGGAGCACCACGCCACCCAGACACTGACGTTTGCAGACAGTATGGGGGAGGTGAAGGACGAGCAGCCGCCCGGCTGGTCCACGGCTACGACCGACATGAAGTTTGAATACCTGCTGTACGGACACCGGGAGCAGCTCGCCTGCCAGGTGTGTGGGAAGACCTTCCTGGACGAGAGCAGACTCAG GAAACACGAGAAGCTTCACTCAGCAGAGCGGCCGTTCGCCTGTGAGATCTGCACCAAAGCTTTCACCACCCACGCTCACCTCAAAG aACACCTGAAGATCCACACAGGCTTCAAACCCTACAGGTGTGAAGTCTGTGGGAAGTCGTTCATTCGAGCTCCAGACCTGAAAAAACACGAACGGGTTCACAGCAACGAGAGGCCGTTCAGTTGCCAGATGTGTGAAAAG gcattTAAACACAAGTCTCACCTGAAGGATCATGAGAGAAGACATCGAGGAGAGAAACCGTTCGTCTGCCCGTCCTGCACCAAGGCCTTCGCCAAG GCGTCGGATCTGAAGCGTCATGAGAACAACATGCACAGCGAGAGGAAACAGCTGAATCCTCTGCAGAGCgacacagagacactgcagGCTGCCGCCATGGCTGCTGAGGAGCAACATCTGGACAGCATCAGCTGCTCCTAA
- the zbtb14 gene encoding zinc finger and BTB domain-containing protein 14 isoform X2, producing MAETVKYVDDEHKSIFLKLLNEQRLEGEHCDIAVVVEDVKFRAHRCVLAACSNYFKKLFKKHEVDNSSVIEIDFIRSDIFEEVLNYMYTAKISVKKRDVNLMMSSGQILGIRFLDKLCSQKRDVSSEDKEKFPYDIVKMALPPEAQLAADAEVLGEHDDTHTTDDLVEASANQELDKSPSAALRVQEAILKELTNEDVHKVTCYDQDVVTDMEAEPKELGAEHHATQTLTFADSMGEVKDEQPPGWSTATTDMKFEYLLYGHREQLACQVCGKTFLDESRLRKHEKLHSAERPFACEICTKAFTTHAHLKEHLKIHTGFKPYRCEVCGKSFIRAPDLKKHERVHSNERPFSCQMCEKAFKHKSHLKDHERRHRGEKPFVCPSCTKAFAKASDLKRHENNMHSERKQLNPLQSDTETLQAAAMAAEEQHLDSISCS from the exons ATGGCGGAGACGGTAAAGTACGTGGACGATGAACACAAGAGCATCTTCCTGAAGCTGCTGAACGAGCAGCGGCTGGAGGGCGAGCACTGCGACATCGCCGTCGTGGTCGAGGACGTCAAGTTCCGAGCTCACCGCTGCGTGCTCGCCGCCTGCTCCAACTACTTCAAGAAACTCTTCAAAAAACACGAG GTCGACAACTCCTCTGTGATTGAGATCGACTTCATCCGTTCTGATATCTTCGAGGAGGTGTTGAACTACATGTACACTGCAAAGATCTCTGTCAAGAAGAGGGACGTCaacctgatgatgtcatcaggacAGATCCTCGGCATCCGCTTCCTCGACAAACTCTGCTCTCAG AAACGAGACGTGTCTTCAGAGGACAAAGAGAAGTTTCCCTATGACATCGTGAAGATGGCCCTGCCTCCAGAGGCTCAGCTGGCTGCGGACGCCGAG GTCCTCGGGGAGCACGACGACACGCACACCACTGACGACCTTGTCGAGGCGTCGGCCAATCAGGAGCTAGATAAGTCTCCCAGTGCGGCGCTGCGTGTCCAGGAAGCCATCCTGAAAGAACTGACCAATGAGGATGTTCataag GTGACCTGCTACGACCAGGACGTGGTAACAGATATGGAGGCGGAGCCTAAAGAGCTGGGGGCGGAGCACCACGCCACCCAGACACTGACGTTTGCAGACAGTATGGGGGAGGTGAAGGACGAGCAGCCGCCCGGCTGGTCCACGGCTACGACCGACATGAAGTTTGAATACCTGCTGTACGGACACCGGGAGCAGCTCGCCTGCCAGGTGTGTGGGAAGACCTTCCTGGACGAGAGCAGACTCAG GAAACACGAGAAGCTTCACTCAGCAGAGCGGCCGTTCGCCTGTGAGATCTGCACCAAAGCTTTCACCACCCACGCTCACCTCAAAG aACACCTGAAGATCCACACAGGCTTCAAACCCTACAGGTGTGAAGTCTGTGGGAAGTCGTTCATTCGAGCTCCAGACCTGAAAAAACACGAACGGGTTCACAGCAACGAGAGGCCGTTCAGTTGCCAGATGTGTGAAAAG gcattTAAACACAAGTCTCACCTGAAGGATCATGAGAGAAGACATCGAGGAGAGAAACCGTTCGTCTGCCCGTCCTGCACCAAGGCCTTCGCCAAG GCGTCGGATCTGAAGCGTCATGAGAACAACATGCACAGCGAGAGGAAACAGCTGAATCCTCTGCAGAGCgacacagagacactgcagGCTGCCGCCATGGCTGCTGAGGAGCAACATCTGGACAGCATCAGCTGCTCCTAA
- the arhgap28 gene encoding rho GTPase-activating protein 28: MVRQAHVKNKEDTSNREQARIKIPLKVRPALPTFPFEDQLPEHPPSPTNTRSPTHSPPPPVSPWRQADWLLRDSPYSEGVTEHKRGGTCWDCLRFHGDDSGDLPFVPVSPSHGLASADDLSSCDLTRLGFISHIELSTFLLALGVQPKRTRPPRRRSRDNGVFGVPLNALLENDRKKFPGVKVPVVFQKLLCILEQTGLQTEGILRVPGSAARLKYLRREIDRCCGRFDWSAVRQVDAAGLLKLFIRELPTPLLTHTHLSTYRCVLGIPSVVHQVQALQLLLLLLPEANRDTFKALLVFLQKVVSHQEQNRMSLWNVSMVMAPNLFTCHHHGNKCSIAKQQEEMEEAVGGAHLVRLMITHQDLLWTVPSFLLSQVRQMNQASNQKQLGLTKRLLLRRKNDKNERNQITELCEGVIRVHAPLHTKVSMAIQLDGQTRAKDVIARFECDNSPVQRLYEVGGNIGERRLHPDCLLLDVYKVNPHCDWLIKP, translated from the exons ATGGTGCGGCAGGCACACGTCAAAAACAAGGAAGACACATCCAACAGGGAACAGGCACGAATCAAAATCCCACTGAAGG TTCGACCAGCTCTTCCCACCTTTCCGTTTGAGGATCAGCTGCCTGAACACCCGCCGTCCCCGACAAACACCcgctctccaacacacagccctCCCCCGCCCGTCAGTCCGTGGAGGCAAGCCGATTGGCTGCTGCGGGACTCGCCGTACTCAGAGGGCGTGACTGAGCACAAGAGGGGCGGGACTTGTTGGGACTGCCTGCGTTTTCATGGAGACGACAGTGGTGACCTGCCG ttcGTACCCGTCTCTCCCTCTCACGGTCTCGCCTCAGCAGACGACCTGTCGTCATGTGACCTCACCCGCCTCGGCTTCATCTCTCACATCGAGCTCTCCACCTTCCTGCTCGCTCTGGGCGTCCAACCCAAACGCACCCGTCCGCCGCGCCGCAGGAGCCGGG acaaCGGTGTGTTTGGTGTTCCCCTGAATGCGCTGTTGGAGAACGACAGGAAGAAATTTCCTGGAGTCAAAGTTCCTGTCGTCTTCCAGAAG ctgttgtGTATTTTAGAGCAGACCGGCCTGCAGACTGAAGGGATTCTCAGAGTACCGGGATCAGCTGCCAGACTGAAG tACCTGCgcagagagatagacaggtgttGTGGAAGGTTCGACTGGTCTGCGGTGAGACAGGTTGAcgctgcaggtctgctgaagcTGTTCATCAGAGAGCTGCCGACACCTCTGCTGACACACACGCACCTGTCCACCTACCGCTGTGTGCTgg GTATCCCATCTGTGGTCCATCAGGTCCAGGCTCtgcaactgctgctgctgctgcttcctgaAGCCAACAGAGACACGTTCAAA GCACTGCTGGTCTTCCTGCAGAAGGTGGTCTCTCATCAGGAGCAGAACCGGATGTCTCTGTGGAACGTCTCCATGGTCATGGCGCCCAACCTGTTCACCTgccatcaccatggcaacaagTGCTCCATCGCTAAACaacaggaggagatggaggaggcggTAGGCGGGGCTCACCTGGTCCGACTGATGATCACACACCAGGATCTGCTGTGGACC GTCCCCAGCTTCCTGCTGTCTCAGGTGAGACAGATGAATCAGGCGTCCAATCAGAAACAGCTCGGCCTGACCAAGAGACTACTGCTGAGGAGAAAGAACGACAAGAACGAAAGGAatcag atcaCGGAGCTGTGTGAAGGTGTGATCCGGGTTCACGCTCCCCTGCACACCAAGGTCTCCATGGCGATACAGCTTGATGGACAGACAAGAGCTAAAGACGTCATCGCCCGCTTTGAGTGTGACAACAG TCCTGTCCAGCGTCTGTATGAAGTCGGAGGAAACATCG gtgagcgtcgCCTCCATCCGGACTGTTTGCTGTTGGACGTTTACAAAGTGAATCCTCACTGCGATTGGCTGATCAAACCGTGA